The Campylobacter hyointestinalis subsp. hyointestinalis nucleotide sequence CCACAATCTGATGCTCTAACCAACTGAGCTACACTCACCAAATGGTCGGGGTGAAAGGATTCGAACCTTCGGCCCCTTGGTCCCAAACCAAGTGCGCTAACCAGACTGCGCTACACCCCGAAGTGTGAGTATCACTACTTCAAATTAAGAGATGAAATTATATCCACTTTTTTATATATTGTCAATTAAAGCAATCTTAAAAAACTAAATTTAGCTCCAAATAAAGCTAAATTTAGATAATTATTTAGAATGCTTCTTTTTTGAGTAAATATTTATCATCTCTACACCCAAAGAAAATGCCATTGCAAAATAAATATAAGCTTTTGGTATATGAAGCTCTAAAGCCTCTGCGACTAGTGCTATACCGATCATTATCAAAAATGCTAAAGCAAGCACTTTTATCGTTGGATTATTATCAACAAAACGGCTTATAACACCACTAGCAAGCAGCATAACACCAACTGCTAAGATCACAGCTAGGATCATTATTTCTATATGATCAGCCATTCCGACTGCTGTTATTACGCTATCTAATGAAAAAACTATATCTAACACGCCTATTTGTGCTATCGTCGCCATAAAACCGGCATGTTTTATCTTTGATATATTTTCGCTCTCATTTTCGCCAGTAGCGTGAGAGTGAATTTCTAGTGTGGATTTTGCTATCAAAAACAGACCGCCTACTATCAATACAAGATCTCTTCCTGAAATTTCTTGTGCAAAAATACTAAAAAGAGGCGTTGTAAGCTTCATAATCCAAAACAAGCTC carries:
- a CDS encoding TerC family protein, which produces MFEWIYSLEAWISLLTLTSLEIVLGIDNIIFIAILCGKLPAHQRDRARVLGLGLAMVTRILLLLSLFWIMKLTTPLFSIFAQEISGRDLVLIVGGLFLIAKSTLEIHSHATGENESENISKIKHAGFMATIAQIGVLDIVFSLDSVITAVGMADHIEIMILAVILAVGVMLLASGVISRFVDNNPTIKVLALAFLIMIGIALVAEALELHIPKAYIYFAMAFSLGVEMINIYSKKKHSK